The Caballeronia sp. Lep1P3 genome window below encodes:
- the phoU gene encoding phosphate signaling complex protein PhoU gives MSDKHLSSQFDADLNTVSSKVLEMGGLVESQITAAMQALNEFDINIADQVIAAETRLNTMEVEIDEECSNIIARRQPAARDLRLLMAISKTITNLERAGDEAEKIAKRVKRINEDGAGRTVNIAEIKLSGEMAVSILRRALDAFARLDTVAAAQIVRDDKAIDDEFRAFVRKLVTYMMEDPRTISAGLDYLFIAKAVERIGDHAKNIAEFIIYIVKGTDVRHISRDQLEREALS, from the coding sequence ATGTCCGATAAACATCTGTCGAGCCAATTCGACGCCGATCTCAACACGGTGTCGTCGAAAGTGCTGGAAATGGGCGGTCTCGTCGAGTCGCAAATCACGGCGGCGATGCAGGCATTGAACGAGTTCGATATCAACATCGCCGATCAGGTGATCGCGGCGGAAACGCGCCTGAACACGATGGAAGTCGAGATCGACGAAGAGTGCAGCAACATCATCGCGCGCCGTCAGCCGGCCGCGCGCGATCTCCGTCTTCTCATGGCGATCTCGAAGACCATCACGAATCTGGAGCGCGCCGGCGACGAAGCCGAGAAGATCGCCAAGCGCGTGAAGCGCATCAACGAGGACGGCGCGGGCCGCACGGTGAACATCGCGGAGATCAAGCTCTCGGGCGAGATGGCGGTGTCGATCCTGCGCCGCGCGCTCGATGCGTTCGCGCGCCTCGATACGGTGGCCGCCGCGCAGATCGTGCGCGACGACAAGGCCATCGACGACGAATTCCGCGCCTTCGTGCGCAAGCTCGTCACGTACATGATGGAAGACCCGCGCACCATTTCCGCGGGCCTCGATTATCTGTTCATCGCGAAGGCGGTGGAGCGCATCGGCGATCACGCGAAGAACATCGCCGAGTTCATCATCTACATCGTGAAGGGCACGGACGTGCGCCATATCTCGCGCGATCAGCTCGAACGCGAAGCGCTCAGTTAA
- the pstA gene encoding phosphate ABC transporter permease PstA, with protein sequence MSRPATFDDHDRVQASRVKLQRRRRGTNAIALTLSLAAMAFGLVWLVWILYTTLRLGISGLSVELFTQSTPPPNTDGGGLANAIVGSLMLVALATCVGTPLGILAGVYLAEYGQKRWLASATRFINDILLSAPSIVVGLFVYALVVAKMGRFSGWAGVIALGLLQIPIVIRTTENMLKLVPNALREAAFALGTPKWKMVMSITLKASVGGIVTGVLLAVARIAGETAPLLFTALSNQFFSVDMNQPVANLPVTIYKFAMSPFPQWQTLAWAGVFLITLGVLGLNILARSIFSKK encoded by the coding sequence GTGAGCCGTCCCGCAACTTTCGATGACCACGATCGCGTGCAAGCCTCGCGCGTGAAGCTGCAGCGCCGCCGACGCGGCACCAACGCGATCGCGCTGACGCTCTCGCTCGCGGCGATGGCCTTCGGCCTCGTCTGGCTCGTGTGGATTCTCTACACGACGCTGCGCCTCGGCATCTCCGGCTTGTCCGTCGAGCTGTTCACGCAGTCGACGCCGCCGCCGAACACCGATGGCGGCGGTCTTGCCAACGCCATCGTCGGCAGCCTGATGCTCGTCGCGCTGGCAACGTGCGTCGGCACGCCGCTCGGCATTCTCGCGGGCGTCTATCTCGCGGAATACGGCCAGAAGCGCTGGCTCGCGAGCGCCACGCGCTTTATCAACGACATCCTGCTGTCCGCGCCGTCCATCGTCGTCGGTCTGTTCGTGTATGCGCTCGTCGTCGCGAAGATGGGGCGATTCTCCGGCTGGGCCGGCGTGATCGCGCTCGGGCTGCTGCAGATTCCGATCGTCATCCGCACGACGGAAAACATGCTGAAGCTCGTGCCGAACGCGCTGCGCGAAGCGGCTTTCGCGCTCGGCACGCCCAAGTGGAAGATGGTCATGTCCATCACGCTGAAGGCGTCGGTGGGCGGCATCGTGACGGGCGTGCTGCTGGCGGTCGCGCGCATTGCAGGCGAAACCGCGCCGCTGCTTTTCACGGCGCTGTCGAACCAGTTCTTCTCCGTGGACATGAATCAGCCGGTCGCGAATCTGCCGGTCACGATCTACAAGTTCGCGATGAGCCCGTTCCCGCAATGGCAGACGCTCGCGTGGGCCGGCGTGTTCCTGATTACGCTCGGCGTGCTGGGTCTCAATATCCTGGCGCGGTCGATTTTTTCGAAGAAATAA
- the phoB gene encoding phosphate regulon transcriptional regulator PhoB: MPSSILVVEDEPAISELISVNLQHAGHCPIRAYNAEQAQNLISDVLPDLVLLDWMLPAKSGIAFARELRNNERTKHIPIIMLTARGDEQDKVLGLEIGADDYVTKPFSPKELMARIKAVLRRRAPQLTEDVVAINGLRLDPATHRVAANQSGSDIKLDLGPTEFRLLHFFMTHPERVHSRTQLLDQVWGDHVFVEERTVDVHIKRLRAALKPAGCDAMIETVRGSGYRLAKGA; encoded by the coding sequence ATGCCCAGCAGTATCCTCGTCGTCGAAGACGAACCCGCGATCTCCGAACTGATCTCGGTGAATCTGCAACATGCGGGACATTGCCCGATTCGCGCCTATAACGCGGAGCAGGCGCAAAACCTGATCAGCGACGTGCTGCCCGATCTCGTGCTGCTCGACTGGATGCTGCCCGCGAAGTCCGGCATCGCCTTCGCGCGCGAGTTGCGCAACAACGAGCGCACGAAGCACATTCCGATCATCATGCTGACCGCGCGCGGCGACGAGCAGGACAAGGTGCTCGGCCTCGAAATCGGCGCGGACGACTACGTGACCAAGCCGTTTTCGCCGAAGGAACTGATGGCGCGCATCAAGGCCGTGCTGCGCCGTCGCGCGCCGCAACTGACCGAGGACGTCGTCGCGATCAACGGCCTGCGTCTCGATCCGGCGACGCATCGCGTGGCGGCGAATCAGTCGGGCAGCGACATCAAGCTCGATCTCGGCCCGACCGAGTTCCGGCTGCTGCACTTCTTCATGACGCATCCGGAGCGCGTGCACAGCCGCACGCAACTGCTGGATCAGGTCTGGGGCGATCACGTGTTCGTGGAAGAGCGCACGGTCGACGTGCATATCAAGCGTCTGCGCGCCGCGCTGAAGCCCGCAGGCTGCGATGCTATGATCGAAACGGTGCGCGGCAGCGGCTACCGGCTCGCCAAGGGCGCATGA
- a CDS encoding histidine phosphatase family protein, producing the protein MNLILWRHAEAEDQASSDLARQLTSRGRKQAQGIAKWLRARLDDDALFLASPATRTIQTAEAFGDRYRVVDELAPGRSAADVLDAAGWPEGIGQTVVIVGHQPTLGCVAALLLTGEEMEWAIKKSGIWWFQGRTRAGDGQTVVRAVMNPDLL; encoded by the coding sequence ATGAACCTCATTCTCTGGCGACACGCCGAAGCGGAAGACCAGGCATCGAGCGATCTCGCGCGGCAACTCACGTCGCGCGGACGCAAACAGGCGCAAGGCATCGCCAAGTGGCTGAGAGCGCGTCTCGACGACGACGCGCTCTTTCTCGCAAGCCCCGCCACGCGCACGATTCAGACGGCCGAAGCCTTCGGCGACCGCTATCGCGTGGTCGACGAACTCGCGCCCGGCAGAAGCGCAGCCGACGTGCTCGATGCGGCCGGCTGGCCCGAGGGCATCGGGCAGACGGTCGTGATCGTCGGGCATCAGCCGACGCTCGGCTGCGTGGCGGCGTTGCTTCTGACGGGCGAAGAAATGGAATGGGCGATCAAGAAGAGCGGCATCTGGTGGTTCCAGGGCCGCACGCGCGCTGGCGACGGGCAGACGGTCGTGCGCGCGGTGATGAATCCAGACCTGCTCTAG
- the pstC gene encoding phosphate ABC transporter permease PstC, translating to MSDINLASAPPAAHAQRAPSRIGDIIFGGITRLAAIVTLLLLGGIIVSLLIASMPTIQKFGLSFLWRAEWDPPSDSFGALVPIYGTIATSLIALIIAVPVSFGIALFLTELSPAWLRRPLGVAIELLAAIPSIVYGMWGLLVFAPIFAAYFEKPLGALLGGVPLIGAFFQGPPIGIGILCAGVILAIMIIPYIASVMRDVFEVTPVLLKESAYGIGCTTWEVMWKIVLPYTRAGVIGGVMLGLGRALGETMAVTFVIGNTNLLDNVSLFSPGNSITSALANEFAEGSPGLHTSALMELGLILFVITFFVLALSKLMLLRMERGEGAK from the coding sequence ATGTCGGACATCAACCTCGCGTCGGCACCGCCGGCGGCGCATGCACAGCGCGCGCCGAGCCGTATCGGCGACATCATTTTCGGCGGCATCACCCGGCTTGCGGCCATCGTGACGCTGCTGCTCCTGGGCGGCATCATCGTTTCGCTCCTCATCGCGTCGATGCCGACGATCCAGAAGTTCGGCCTGAGCTTTCTGTGGCGCGCGGAATGGGATCCACCGAGCGACAGCTTCGGCGCGCTGGTGCCGATCTACGGCACCATCGCGACGTCGCTCATCGCGCTCATCATCGCGGTGCCGGTGAGCTTCGGCATCGCGCTGTTTCTGACGGAGCTTTCGCCCGCGTGGCTGCGCCGTCCGCTCGGCGTCGCCATCGAGCTGCTCGCGGCGATTCCGTCGATCGTCTACGGCATGTGGGGCCTGCTCGTGTTCGCGCCGATCTTCGCCGCATACTTCGAAAAACCGCTTGGGGCTTTGCTCGGCGGCGTGCCGCTCATCGGCGCGTTCTTCCAGGGGCCGCCGATTGGGATCGGCATTCTGTGCGCGGGCGTCATCCTCGCGATCATGATCATCCCGTATATCGCGTCGGTGATGCGCGACGTCTTCGAGGTCACGCCGGTGCTGCTCAAGGAATCGGCATACGGCATCGGCTGCACGACGTGGGAAGTCATGTGGAAGATCGTGCTGCCGTACACGCGCGCCGGCGTGATCGGCGGCGTCATGCTCGGCCTCGGCCGCGCGCTCGGCGAAACGATGGCGGTGACGTTCGTGATCGGCAACACCAATCTGCTCGACAACGTGTCGCTCTTTTCTCCGGGCAACAGCATCACGTCCGCGCTTGCCAACGAATTCGCGGAAGGGAGTCCCGGCCTGCATACGTCGGCGCTGATGGAACTGGGCCTGATTCTCTTCGTCATCACGTTCTTCGTACTCGCGCTCTCCAAGCTGATGCTTTTGCGCATGGAACGCGGGGAGGGTGCAAAGTGA
- the phoR gene encoding phosphate regulon sensor histidine kinase PhoR — MNIIWTRSIVSLALLAAISAAIGVFAGVRVALGFAVAMLVVQTFVSTYHTQRLWRLLDAPVYGEVPSALGVWGEIYYRLHKLAKRWHAQVRQVEQQHSRFIQAIQASPNGVAMLDDHDQIEWCNAIAEKHFGLDAKRDLRQHITHLVRQPDFIRYLNSHHYDEMLIMRGMGANRQRSLSVQVFPYGENRKLILTQDITELERTDSMRRDFVANVSHELKTPLTVLSGFLETMRDLPLDEADRARYLDMMSQQATRMQNIVRDLLVLANLEGDMRPPGDELLDVRAVLRHLEDDANSLSGGRHRIRFHSDDALTVAGAETELVSALGNLVTNAVRYTPDGGTIDVSWQREKDRAVFTVKDSGLGIPAEHIPRLTERFYRVDRSRSRDTGGTGLGLAIVKHVLQRHNAELDVKSEVGRGSTFIVRFAASRTAQRKSVAA, encoded by the coding sequence ATGAACATCATCTGGACGCGCTCGATCGTGTCCCTGGCCTTGCTCGCCGCGATCAGCGCCGCGATCGGCGTCTTTGCGGGCGTGCGCGTGGCGCTCGGCTTCGCGGTCGCGATGCTCGTCGTGCAGACTTTCGTGAGCACGTATCACACGCAGCGCCTGTGGCGTCTTCTCGATGCCCCCGTCTACGGCGAAGTGCCGAGCGCGCTCGGCGTCTGGGGCGAAATCTACTATCGGCTGCACAAGCTCGCGAAGCGCTGGCACGCGCAGGTGCGGCAGGTCGAGCAGCAACATTCGCGTTTCATTCAGGCGATCCAGGCATCGCCCAACGGTGTCGCGATGCTCGACGATCACGACCAGATCGAGTGGTGCAACGCCATCGCGGAGAAGCATTTCGGGCTCGATGCGAAGCGCGACCTGCGTCAGCACATCACGCATCTCGTGCGTCAGCCGGACTTCATCCGCTATCTGAATTCGCACCATTACGACGAGATGCTCATCATGCGCGGCATGGGCGCGAACCGGCAGCGCTCGCTCTCCGTGCAGGTGTTTCCGTATGGCGAGAACCGCAAGCTGATCCTCACGCAGGACATCACCGAACTCGAGCGCACGGATTCCATGCGCCGCGACTTCGTCGCGAACGTATCGCATGAACTGAAGACGCCGCTCACGGTGCTCTCGGGCTTTCTCGAAACGATGCGCGATTTGCCGCTCGACGAAGCGGACCGTGCGCGCTATCTCGACATGATGAGCCAGCAGGCGACGCGCATGCAGAACATCGTGCGCGATCTGCTCGTGCTCGCGAACCTCGAAGGCGACATGCGTCCGCCCGGCGACGAACTGCTCGACGTGCGCGCGGTGCTGCGTCATCTGGAGGACGATGCGAACAGTCTGTCGGGCGGGCGTCATCGCATCCGTTTTCATAGCGACGATGCGCTGACGGTCGCGGGCGCGGAAACGGAACTGGTGAGCGCGCTCGGCAATCTGGTCACGAACGCGGTGCGCTATACGCCCGATGGCGGCACCATCGACGTGTCATGGCAGCGGGAGAAAGATCGCGCGGTATTCACGGTGAAGGACAGCGGCCTCGGCATTCCGGCCGAACACATTCCGCGTCTGACCGAGCGGTTCTATCGCGTGGACCGCAGCCGTTCGCGCGATACGGGCGGCACGGGGCTCGGCCTCGCCATCGTCAAGCATGTGCTGCAACGGCACAACGCCGAACTCGACGTGAAGAGCGAAGTGGGGCGCGGAAGCACGTTCATCGTGCGCTTCGCGGCATCGCGCACGGCGCAGAGAAAATCGGTCGCGGCTTAA
- the ppx gene encoding exopolyphosphatase encodes MVTHPHLLAAVDLGSNSFRLIVGRVEETPAGSQIYQVDALREPVRLAAGLSRDKMLDRASQLRGWDALRRFGERLRDFHPDQVRAVATNTLRVAKNAHDFLVEAEAALGFPIEVIAGREEARLIYAGAAHSVPAIAGKRLVVDIGGGSTEFIIGSHYTPIHMESLYIGCVSHSRQFFAAGNVDEYTMRQAELAAKREIQIISREYKQTGWDQAIGSSGTARALAELVEANGFNDPQYTHGISRGGLERLKRALIKAENVNRLKLVALKPDRIPVLPGGLSIMLGVFEELGIDYVDTTDGALRLGVLYDLLGRSQHQDMRTVTVEGFKRRYGVDAAQAGRIGDLAISFYDQLGEPDAERRAENRMFLAWAASLHEIGLSIAHSAYHKHSAYIASNADMPGFSRTDQARLAALVLGHAGKLGKLAQARDVDWTLLFCLRLAALLSRRRTDVGLPGIEVRAAAGGFEVRLPSDWVTNNPLTDYSLVQEAMEWEKIGRPYRVIYTGD; translated from the coding sequence ATGGTCACACATCCTCATCTTCTAGCCGCCGTCGACCTCGGATCGAACAGTTTCCGGCTGATCGTCGGGCGCGTCGAGGAAACGCCTGCGGGCAGCCAGATCTATCAGGTCGATGCGTTGCGCGAGCCGGTCCGTCTCGCGGCGGGCCTCTCCAGGGACAAGATGCTCGACCGCGCCTCGCAGTTGCGCGGCTGGGACGCGCTCAGGCGCTTCGGCGAGCGCCTGCGCGACTTTCATCCGGATCAGGTGCGCGCGGTCGCGACCAATACGCTGCGCGTCGCGAAAAACGCGCACGACTTTCTCGTCGAGGCGGAAGCCGCGCTCGGCTTTCCGATCGAAGTGATCGCGGGCAGGGAAGAAGCGCGCCTCATCTACGCGGGCGCGGCGCATTCGGTGCCGGCCATCGCGGGTAAGCGGCTCGTCGTGGATATCGGCGGAGGCTCGACCGAGTTCATCATCGGCTCGCATTACACGCCGATCCACATGGAAAGCCTCTATATCGGCTGTGTGAGTCACAGCCGCCAGTTTTTCGCGGCGGGCAACGTCGACGAATACACGATGCGTCAGGCCGAGCTCGCCGCCAAGCGCGAAATCCAGATCATCTCGCGCGAATACAAGCAGACCGGCTGGGATCAGGCGATCGGCTCGTCGGGCACGGCGCGCGCGCTCGCCGAACTGGTGGAGGCGAACGGCTTCAACGATCCGCAATACACGCACGGCATTTCGCGCGGCGGCCTGGAGCGCCTGAAGCGCGCGCTCATCAAGGCGGAAAACGTGAACCGGCTGAAGCTCGTCGCGCTCAAGCCGGACCGCATTCCGGTGCTTCCCGGCGGGCTGTCGATCATGCTGGGCGTGTTCGAGGAACTGGGCATCGATTACGTCGATACCACCGACGGCGCGCTGCGTCTCGGCGTGCTCTACGACCTGCTCGGCCGCTCGCAGCATCAGGACATGCGGACCGTGACGGTGGAAGGCTTCAAGCGCCGTTATGGCGTCGATGCCGCGCAGGCCGGGCGCATCGGCGATCTCGCTATCAGCTTCTACGATCAGCTCGGCGAGCCCGATGCCGAGCGCCGCGCGGAGAACCGCATGTTCCTCGCGTGGGCGGCGTCGCTGCACGAGATCGGGCTGTCCATCGCGCATAGCGCCTATCACAAGCATTCGGCGTATATCGCGAGCAACGCGGACATGCCCGGCTTTTCACGCACCGATCAGGCGCGGCTCGCGGCGCTCGTGCTCGGTCACGCGGGCAAGCTCGGCAAGCTCGCGCAGGCGCGCGACGTCGACTGGACGCTGCTTTTCTGCCTGCGGCTCGCGGCGCTCTTGTCGCGGCGGCGCACGGATGTCGGGTTGCCGGGCATCGAAGTAAGGGCTGCGGCAGGCGGCTTCGAGGTGCGCCTGCCGAGCGACTGGGTGACGAACAACCCGCTCACCGACTACAGCCTCGTGCAGGAAGCGATGGAGTGGGAGAAGATCGGGCGGCCGTATCGCGTGATTTATACCGGCGATTGA
- the pstB gene encoding phosphate ABC transporter ATP-binding protein PstB has product MSMVESGVNHLNAKSDAPVERGPVPGSTRPTHGSPPADSIKPKIEVKNLNFFYNKYHALKNINLRIPEKKVTAFIGPSGCGKSTLLRTFNKMYALYPEQRAEGEILMDGANLLETTRDISLLRARVGMVFQKPTPFPMSIYDNIAFGVKMFEQLSRSEMDDRIEWALTKAALWTEVKDKLQQSGYGLSGGQQQRLCIARGIAIRPEVLLLDEPCSALDPISTGRIEELIAELKNDYTVVIVTHNMQQAARCSDYTAYMYLGELIEFGDTEKIFIKPARKETEDYITGRFG; this is encoded by the coding sequence ATGAGTATGGTCGAAAGTGGTGTCAACCACCTGAATGCGAAGTCGGACGCGCCTGTCGAGCGCGGTCCGGTTCCCGGCAGCACGCGCCCGACGCACGGCTCGCCGCCCGCCGACTCGATCAAGCCGAAGATCGAGGTGAAGAACCTGAACTTCTTCTACAACAAGTATCACGCGCTCAAGAACATCAACCTGCGCATTCCCGAGAAGAAAGTGACCGCGTTCATAGGTCCGTCGGGTTGCGGCAAGTCCACGCTCCTGCGCACGTTCAACAAGATGTACGCGCTCTATCCGGAGCAGCGCGCCGAAGGCGAAATCCTGATGGATGGCGCAAACCTGCTCGAAACCACGCGCGACATTTCGCTTCTGCGCGCGCGAGTCGGAATGGTGTTCCAGAAGCCGACGCCGTTCCCGATGTCGATCTACGACAACATCGCGTTCGGCGTGAAGATGTTCGAGCAGCTTTCGCGCTCGGAAATGGACGATCGCATCGAATGGGCGCTCACGAAGGCCGCGCTGTGGACCGAGGTGAAGGACAAGTTGCAGCAAAGCGGCTATGGGCTGTCGGGCGGCCAGCAGCAGCGCCTTTGCATCGCGCGCGGCATCGCTATCCGGCCGGAAGTGCTGTTGCTCGACGAACCGTGCTCCGCGCTCGATCCGATCTCGACCGGCCGCATCGAAGAGCTGATCGCGGAGCTGAAGAACGACTACACCGTCGTGATCGTCACGCATAACATGCAGCAGGCCGCGCGCTGCTCGGACTACACTGCCTATATGTACCTCGGTGAGTTGATCGAATTCGGCGATACCGAGAAGATCTTCATCAAGCCCGCCCGCAAGGAAACGGAAGACTACATCACGGGCCGCTTCGGCTAA
- a CDS encoding GNAT family N-acetyltransferase → MQDLPTPALQFGASSLSLDARRHLPRPAETVTGQHRLQVAWARSDDALREAQRLRYRVFADEMGARLSGPAGLDVDAFDAYCDHLLVRDLDTLKVVGTYRVLPPHEAARIGRLYAESEFDVSRLTHLRPKLVEVGRSCVHPDYRSGAVIMSLWGGLAAYMMHNGYETMLGCASVGMGDGGHYAANLYASLSADALTAPEYRAFAHTPLPVEELRTGADVSPPPLVKGYLRLGARICGAPAWDPDFNTADFLTLFRLSEINARYARHFIGDGALVRGR, encoded by the coding sequence ATGCAAGATCTGCCGACGCCCGCCCTGCAATTCGGAGCATCGTCGCTTTCGCTCGATGCGCGCCGCCATCTCCCGCGTCCCGCCGAAACCGTCACCGGGCAGCATCGCCTGCAAGTCGCGTGGGCGCGCTCCGACGATGCCTTGCGCGAAGCCCAGCGCCTGCGCTACCGCGTGTTCGCCGACGAAATGGGCGCGCGTCTGTCCGGTCCCGCCGGCCTCGACGTCGACGCTTTCGATGCCTATTGCGATCACCTGCTCGTGCGTGATCTCGATACGCTTAAGGTCGTCGGCACGTATCGCGTGTTGCCGCCGCACGAGGCCGCGCGCATCGGCCGGCTGTACGCGGAAAGCGAGTTCGATGTCTCGCGCCTCACGCATCTGCGGCCAAAGCTCGTGGAAGTGGGACGCTCCTGCGTGCATCCGGATTACCGCAGCGGCGCGGTCATCATGTCGCTGTGGGGCGGGCTCGCGGCGTACATGATGCACAACGGCTACGAGACGATGCTCGGCTGCGCGAGCGTCGGCATGGGCGATGGCGGCCACTACGCCGCGAACCTGTATGCGTCGCTTTCCGCCGACGCGCTCACCGCGCCCGAATATCGCGCGTTCGCGCATACGCCGCTGCCGGTCGAGGAATTGCGCACGGGCGCCGACGTGAGCCCGCCGCCGCTCGTCAAAGGCTATCTGCGCCTCGGCGCGAGAATCTGCGGCGCGCCCGCGTGGGACCCCGACTTCAACACGGCGGACTTCCTCACGCTCTTTCGGCTGTCGGAGATCAACGCGCGTTATGCGCGGCACTTCATCGGCGACGGGGCGCTCGTTCGCGGGCGCTGA
- the ppk1 gene encoding polyphosphate kinase 1 — protein sequence MSIRYPLFNRELGILGFNERVLAQAADTSVPLLERLRFICITSSNLDEFFEVRMAGLQEQMRDNPGSVSPDGMSLQHVYDLVSERAQRLVHQQYAMLHDIVLPALEMEGIYFHGAESWSQQQTAWAREYFRNEVLPVLTPIGLDPAHPFPRVLNKSLNFVVELEGTDAFGRQAMMGIVQAPRALPRLVRMPEALSGYPHGFVLLSSFMQHFVSELFPNLVVRNCNQFRITRNSELFVDEDEITNLRVALQGELPARHLGNAVRLEVSAETPPHLIRRLLDESQLNERDCYRVNGAVNLVRLMQLPEMVDRPDLKFVPHIPSVPKSIANTTSLFDAIDQGDILLHHPYESFQPVLELLLQAAKDPQVVAIKQTIYRTGTDSPLMDALMQAARNGKEVTVVVELLARFDEETNINWASQLEAVGAHVVYGVVGHKCHAKMMLIVRRVSQGGKTVLKRYAHLGTGNYHPRTARLYTDFGLMTADQQMCEDVHHVFQQLTGIGGEIALHQLWQSPFTLHAKLIEAIRAEAEHARAGRRARIVAKMNALLEPTVIAALYEASHAGVKIDLIVRGVCSLKPGVEDLSENITVRSIVGRFLEHHRIFYFYANGKEDVYLSSADWMDRNFFRRVEVAFPIRDRRLKRRVIAEGLSVSLGDNQSAWVMQSDGHYRKRRSGKSIRNAQLGLLAKFCS from the coding sequence ATGTCCATACGTTATCCGCTCTTCAACCGTGAACTGGGCATTCTGGGTTTCAACGAGCGGGTACTGGCGCAAGCCGCCGACACTTCGGTGCCCTTGCTCGAGCGCCTGCGGTTCATCTGCATCACCAGCAGCAATCTCGACGAATTCTTCGAAGTCCGCATGGCGGGCCTTCAGGAGCAGATGCGCGACAACCCCGGTTCGGTCTCGCCAGACGGCATGTCGCTGCAACACGTCTACGATCTCGTTTCCGAACGCGCGCAACGCCTCGTGCATCAACAATACGCGATGCTGCACGACATCGTGCTGCCCGCGCTCGAGATGGAAGGCATTTATTTTCATGGCGCCGAAAGCTGGAGCCAGCAGCAGACAGCGTGGGCGCGCGAATATTTCCGCAACGAAGTGCTGCCGGTGCTGACGCCGATCGGTCTCGATCCCGCGCATCCGTTTCCGCGCGTGCTCAACAAGAGCCTGAACTTCGTCGTCGAACTGGAAGGCACGGACGCGTTCGGCCGTCAGGCGATGATGGGCATCGTGCAGGCGCCGCGCGCGCTGCCGCGGCTCGTGCGCATGCCCGAGGCGCTGTCGGGGTATCCGCATGGCTTCGTTCTGCTGAGTTCGTTCATGCAGCACTTCGTGAGCGAACTGTTTCCGAACCTCGTCGTGCGCAATTGCAATCAGTTTCGCATCACGCGCAATAGCGAGCTTTTCGTCGACGAAGACGAAATCACGAACCTGCGCGTCGCGCTTCAGGGCGAATTGCCGGCGCGGCATCTCGGCAATGCGGTGCGGCTCGAAGTCTCCGCGGAAACGCCGCCGCATCTGATTCGCCGCCTGCTCGACGAAAGCCAGTTGAACGAGCGCGACTGTTATCGCGTGAACGGCGCGGTGAATCTCGTGCGACTCATGCAGTTACCGGAAATGGTGGACCGGCCGGACCTCAAGTTCGTGCCGCACATTCCGTCGGTGCCCAAGAGCATCGCGAACACCACGAGCCTTTTCGATGCCATCGATCAAGGCGACATCCTGCTGCATCATCCCTACGAGAGCTTTCAGCCCGTGCTGGAACTGCTGTTGCAGGCAGCCAAGGATCCGCAAGTGGTCGCGATCAAGCAGACCATCTATCGCACGGGCACCGATTCGCCATTGATGGACGCGCTCATGCAGGCCGCGCGCAACGGCAAGGAAGTGACCGTCGTCGTGGAACTGCTCGCGCGCTTCGACGAAGAGACGAACATCAACTGGGCGTCGCAGCTCGAAGCAGTCGGCGCGCATGTCGTGTATGGCGTCGTCGGCCACAAGTGCCACGCGAAGATGATGCTCATCGTGCGGCGCGTGTCGCAAGGCGGCAAGACCGTGCTCAAGCGTTATGCGCATCTCGGCACCGGCAACTATCATCCGCGCACGGCGCGTCTTTACACCGACTTCGGGCTGATGACCGCCGATCAGCAGATGTGCGAAGACGTGCATCACGTGTTTCAGCAGTTGACGGGCATCGGCGGTGAGATCGCGCTGCATCAGCTATGGCAGTCGCCGTTCACGCTGCATGCGAAGCTCATCGAAGCCATTCGCGCCGAAGCCGAACATGCGCGTGCGGGACGGCGCGCGCGCATCGTCGCGAAGATGAACGCGCTGCTCGAACCGACGGTGATCGCCGCGCTCTACGAGGCATCGCATGCGGGCGTGAAGATCGACCTGATCGTGCGCGGCGTGTGCTCGCTCAAGCCCGGCGTCGAGGATCTCTCGGAGAACATCACGGTGCGCTCGATCGTCGGGCGCTTTCTCGAACACCATCGCATCTTCTATTTCTATGCGAACGGCAAGGAAGATGTCTATCTGTCGAGCGCCGACTGGATGGACCGCAACTTCTTCCGTCGCGTGGAAGTCGCGTTCCCGATTCGCGACCGGCGGCTCAAGCGCCGCGTGATCGCCGAAGGGCTTTCGGTTTCGCTCGGCGACAATCAATCCGCATGGGTCATGCAAAGCGACGGGCACTATCGCAAGCGCCGCTCGGGCAAGTCGATCCGCAACGCGCAACTCGGCCTGCTCGCCAAGTTCTGTTCGTGA